tgattggtacaccgacttagaatcaaactcaattgatagttgggaacaactggagcatgagtttctcaaccgcttctatagcactagaagaactgtcagcatggtggagctcacaagttcacgtcaattcaaagaagagccagtcattgactacatcaaccgatggagaaacctttgtctcaactgcaaagatcgattgtctgaatcatctgccatcgaaatgtgtattcaagggatgcattggggcttgcaatatattctgcgaggaatccagccaagaacattcgaggaactagccactagagctcatgatatggagttgagcatgatggcaagagggatcgaaggaccaccaatccaggagtctagcaaattcaagccagaattcaagaaaggagGAAAACCATATGACAAAGCACCAAAGAAGGAATCTATGGCAGTAAAAGCAACTTCTGTGAAAtttctaaagaaagaagttaatCAGGAAGACAACCAGAATGCTCTACGAGAcaatcagaactcttcccgagacatggggcaaagaagacttaccttgaaagaaatgcaacaaaagcaataccctttcttagactctgatgtttcaggaatttttgatgacctgctcaaagaaaagcttatcgagttgccagaaatgaagcgaccaaatgaagcagggaggacagacgatccaaattattgcaaataccatcgtctggttgggcaccccatacatgattgcttcatcttcaaagacagggtcatgcggttagctcgagaagggaaaatatctcttgaagaagacgctactactgtaaatatggtctccaccgacttgaatgacataatagaaggtattggaaccctgtatgatacatccaatcaagtagatgaagaacTTGAGATAAACATGGATGAAGACAATGAGgcattggcaatcacattctccaatgaagacttgcaacttggatctgaacctcataacaggccattgttcgtaagttgttatacacaggagcagaaggtcaatcgaattctcatcgatggaggctcggCAGTCAATATCttgccactaaggactttgaagcaattgggaaTCCAAGCAGAAGAGCTGTCAAACAGTCGATTGATGATTCAAGGTTTCAACcatgaagggcaaagagctcttggTACTATAAAGCTACGATTGCAAATGCAGGACATGGACTCCACGGCGTTGCTTCATGTGATTGATGCAAGGACATCCTACAATATGCTTCTAGGGCGACCGTGGCTTCACGAAAATGGTGTCATTCCTTCTACATTGCATCAATGCTTCAAATACTATCAAAATGGCACCgtaagaaaagtggttggtgatcaCAAACCTTTCACAGAAGCAGAGTCACATTTCGCCGATGCTCAATTCTATTTGGGAAGAACTAAAGCAACAATGGTGGAAAGGGATGTACCACAGGAGGAGTCAGGATCCCGCCAAGAGAAAGAATCTCGCCCAAAGATGGAAGGTTTCACCATCCctttgactaagattgatgcCAAAAAGCCCATTCCTCAGccactcaaagattttgtccaaccaaagcaaagtggcgcaacagaacatggagatctctcagacaaagaactctcaaaacactttggtccgaaggcatacAAACTCCTTgtgaatgctggatacaatccCCAAGAAAGCTCCACGTCAAAGTCTCATGTAAGAAAAACTGCTAATACAAGCCAAAATCCCAAGGCAGGCTTGGGATACATGGTGCAAAGCCCCATTCGTattgccatcaagagagccactgCTAACTATGCTAGCACCAAGCAAATCCCGAAATCTTCAAGCAATCGGAGAACCCAAAGGGTTTCTGTTTTCAAAAGATTGGATGAAAGAAAAGCTCAACGAATATCTGTCTTTAAAAGGCTTGGCAAAGGCAAGTCATGGAAAAAGGACGTGACAAAAAGGGCCAATGAATTGGACATAACAGAAAAGCTAAGGAGCTCGATTCCTTCTCGTATGAAGAGGTGTACCACTTTGCTCATATCATGTGGAAAAGAATTGAAGGCCAaaatgaagacaatcatctttACACGGGATGCCGAAGACGatgaagatagagagagtgtggcTTCATCTTACTACATTACTAATGGTGCTAACAATCCAATTTCTCATACTACTCAAGGTCAAGTGCGTTGCAAAGATATTGTTACATCAAACCATATCACCTCATGTGAAGAAGTggttgttgaagaagaagacgCCGAAATAGCTCCTCAACAGTTTGAAGAAGGAGTTAAGACTACTGTTGATGAATTGAGAGAAATTAATTTGGGCACTATTGAAGATCCACGACCCACTTACATCAGCGCGTTGCTGACCGTTGATGAGGAATACTCATATATCGAATTGCTCAAAGAATTCAAAGACATCTTTGCATGGTCTTATAAGGAAATGCCGGGGTTGAGCTCCAAGATAGCTGTTCATCATTTAGCCGTTAGAAAGGATGCACGACCAGTCAAGCAGGCCCAGCGCCGATTCCGACCAGAATTAGTTCCTCTAATTGAAGCTGAAGTGAACAAACTCATCAATGTGGGTTTTATTAGAGAAGTCAAATACCCAACATGGATTTCAAGCATTGTTCCAGTGAGAAAGAAAAATGGGCAAATTCGTGTATGTGTTGACTTCAGAGACTTGAATGAACCATGTCCCAAGGATGACTTTCCATTGCCAATTGCCGAATTGATGATCGATGCCACAACTGGGCATGAAGCATTAACCTTCATGGATGGATCTTCCGGTTACAATCAAATTCGCATGTCACCAAATGATGAAGAGTTAACAGCATTTCGAACCCCGAAAGGAATCTATTGCTACAAAGTGATGCCATTTGGGTTGAAGAACGCCGGTGCCACTTACCAAAGAGCCATGCAGAAGATATTTGATGATATACTTCACAAAAATATTGAGTGCTATGTAGATGATTTGGTGGTTAAGTCTAAGAAACAAAGTAATCACCTACAAGATCTACGAATGGTTTTTGAGCGATTGAGAAAACATCAGTTGAAGATGAATCCACTAAAATGCGCATTTGGTGTCAAGTCTGGAAAATTTCTTGGGTTCATCGTTCGCCATCAAGGGATAGAAATTGAACAAGCAAAGATTGATGCCATACTAAAAATGCCCGAACCTCGAAATATCCATGACCTGAAAAGTTTGCAAGGGAAGTTAGCATACTTACGAaggtttatttcaaatttagctGGAAGGTGTCAACCATTTAGCCGAATTATGAAGAAGGGTATACCATTCGAGTGGGATGAGTCATGTAGAAATGCTTTCAAGAATATCAAATCTTACTTGATGCAGCCTCCTGTATTAGCAGCACCTGTGCCAGGACGCCCCTTGATTTTGTATATTGCTGCTCAAGAACGATCCATGGGAGCTCTGCTTGCGCAAGAAAATGAAGGTGGAAAAGAGAATGCATTATACTACCTGAGCAGAACAATGACACCAAATGAGTTGAAATATGCTCCAATTGAGAAGCTGTGTTTGGCATTGATTTTCTCCATCCAAAAGCTTAAGCATTATTTCCAAGCTCACACTGTCCGCCTTATATCCAAGGCAAACCCTTTAAAGTTTGTGATGTCAAGACCTGTTTTATCTGACAGGCTTGCACGTTGGTACCTCCAACTGCAAcaatttgagattgtgtatgttCCTCAAAAGGCTGTGAAGGGACAAGTGTTGGCAAACTTCTTAGCAGACCACCCAATTCCGGCTGAATGGGAGCTAAGTGATGACCTCCCGGATGAAGATGCACTTGTAATCGATGTCGCCCTACCATGGTGGATGTTTTTCGATGGAGCATCTCATAAAGAAGGTGCTGGTGCCGGGATCGTGTTCGTGACACCAGAACGTCAAGTGCTGCCATTTTCATTCACTCTAATTGAGAATTGCTCTAACAATGTAGCAGAATATCAAGCCCTGATCCTCGGTTTGGAAATGGCGTTGAATATGCAGCAATCTCACCTCAAAGTATATGGTGATTCTAAATTGGTGGTTAATCAAATACTTGGACTGTATGAAGTGAAGAAACCTGAATTATTGCCATACGTCAAGTATGCTCGCAAGATCATTGAGTGGCTTGGAGATGTGGAAATCGAACATGTTCCAAGAAGTGAAAATAAGCAAGCAGATGCCTTGGCTAAACTCGCGTCTACCATAGCTATGATCAGTGGCGAAATTCAAATTCCAGTGTGTGAAAGATGGGTTATACCACCTATTTTTGAAGAAGAGAAATGCGAAGAAATTGAAAGTCATCTTGTTGAGGTCTTCGAAATTGAGGAGGAAGATTGGCGCCAGCTGTTGGTCGATTACTTGAAGTATGATAAATTACCAAATGATCCACGTCGAAGGGTTGACATTCGACGGCGCGCCACTCGTTTCATTTTCTTCAAAGGGACGCTTTATAGGAGGTCTTTTGATGGAGTATTTCTCAGGTGCCTAAGTAGTGAGGAAGCTGCTAAAGCCATGGAAGAGGCGCATTCTGGCATTTGCGGTGCTCACCAGTCAGGTCCAAAGCCGCACTTCCGAATCAAGAGGATGGGCTACTACTGGCCAACCATGGTGAAAGATTGTCAAGATTATGCACAAAGATGTCAAGCTTGCCAATTTCATGCAAACCTCATCCATCAGCCGCCCGAACCACTACACCCCACGGTTGCGTCCTGGCCTTTTGATGCCTGGGGCATGGATGTTGTTGGTCCATTGACAAAATCATCAGGGGGGCATTTATACATTTTGGCAGCGACCGATTACTTCTCCAAGTGGGCTGAGGCGATACCATTAAGAGAAGTGAAGAAAGAGACCGTTGCTGAGTTTATCAAGACCAACATCATCTATCGCTATGGAGTTCCTCGCTACATCATAACTGATAATGGAACACCTTTCAGCAACACGGTGATAAACAAGCTTTGTGAAAAATTCGGCTTCAAGCAACGGAAGTCATCGATGTATAATGCACCGGCAAATGGGTTGGCTGAGGCATTCAACAAGACTTTGTGCAATCTGTTGAAGAAAATTGTTTCAAAATCAAAGCGTGACTGGCATGAACGCATTGGGGAAGCATTGTGGGCGTATCGAACCACCTATAGAACTCCCACGCAGGCAACGCCTTACTCTTTGGTATATGGGGTTGAAGCCGT
The genomic region above belongs to Salvia miltiorrhiza cultivar Shanhuang (shh) chromosome 5, IMPLAD_Smil_shh, whole genome shotgun sequence and contains:
- the LOC131025694 gene encoding uncharacterized protein LOC131025694 gives rise to the protein MIQGFNHEGQRALGTIKLRLQMQDMDSTALLHVIDARTSYNMLLGRPWLHENGVIPSTLHQCFKYYQNGTVRKVVGDHKPFTEAESHFADAQFYLGRTKATMVERDVPQEESGSRQEKESRPKMEGFTIPLTKIDAKKPIPQPLKDFAYKLLVNAGYNPQESSTSKSHVRKTANTSQNPKAGLGYMVQSPIRIAIKRATANYASTKQIPKSSSNRRTQRVSVFKRLDERKAQRISVFKRLGKGKSWKKDVTKRANELDITEKLRSSIPSRMKRCTTLLISCGKELKAKMKTIIFTRDAEDDEDRESVASSYYITNGANNPISHTTQGQVRCKDIVTSNHITSCEEVVVEEEDAEIAPQQFEEGVKTTVDELREINLGTIEDPRPTYISALLTVDEEYSYIELLKEFKDIFAWSYKEMPGLSSKIAVHHLAVRKDARPVKQAQRRFRPELVPLIEAEVNKLINVGFIREVKYPTWISSIVPVRKKNGQIRVCVDFRDLNEPCPKDDFPLPIAELMIDATTGHEALTFMDGSSGYNQIRMSPNDEELTAFRTPKGIYCYKVMPFGLKNAGATYQRAMQKIFDDILHKNIECYVDDLVVKSKKQSNHLQDLRMVFERLRKHQLKMNPLKCAFGVKSGKFLGFIVRHQGIEIEQAKIDAILKMPEPRNIHDLKSLQGKLAYLRRFISNLAGRCQPFSRIMKKGIPFEWDESCRNAFKNIKSYLMQPPVLAAPVPGRPLILYIAAQERSMGALLAQENEGGKENALYYLSRTMTPNELKYAPIEKLCLALIFSIQKLKHYFQAHTVRLISKANPLKFVMSRPVLSDRLARWYLQLQQFEIVYVPQKAVKGQVLANFLADHPIPAEWELSDDLPDEDALVIDVALPWWMFFDGASHKEGAGAGIVFVTPERQVLPFSFTLIENCSNNVAEYQALILGLEMALNMQQSHLKVYGDSKLVVNQILGLYEVKKPELLPYVKYARKIIEWLGDVEIEHVPRSENKQADALAKLASTIAMISGEIQIPVCERWVIPPIFEEEKCEEIESHLVEVFEIEEEDWRQLLVDYLKYDKLPNDPRRRVDIRRRATRFIFFKGTLYRRSFDGVFLRCLSSEEAAKAMEEAHSGICGAHQSGPKPHFRIKRMGYYWPTMVKDCQDYAQRCQACQFHANLIHQPPEPLHPTVASWPFDAWGMDVVGPLTKSSGGHLYILAATDYFSKWAEAIPLREVKKETVAEFIKTNIIYRYGVPRYIITDNGTPFSNTVINKLCEKFGFKQRKSSMYNAPANGLAEAFNKTLCNLLKKIVSKSKRDWHERIGEALWAYRTTYRTPTQATPYSLVYGVEAVIPLEQQIPSLRMAIQEGLTEEENARLRLEELEALDEKRLEAQQKLECYQARLSKSFNKTVRVRSFQVGDLVLAVRRPIVVTHRVGNKFVSRWDGPYVVKEVYTNGAYRLLSDDNVRVGPINGKFLKRYYP